In Salinirussus salinus, the following proteins share a genomic window:
- a CDS encoding MTH865 family protein, which produces MTSDTAERLRQELEEVFGGADFPVDGPMELVPALPDGPGTTFEAGDVSIKVMDLGMTYADYQDYPYETADELVDDLMHGFREEGLFE; this is translated from the coding sequence GTGACTTCTGATACCGCAGAACGACTCAGACAGGAGCTAGAAGAGGTGTTCGGCGGCGCGGACTTCCCGGTCGACGGCCCGATGGAACTGGTTCCGGCCCTTCCGGATGGCCCGGGCACGACCTTCGAAGCGGGTGACGTGTCGATCAAGGTGATGGACCTCGGGATGACGTACGCCGACTATCAGGACTACCCCTACGAGACGGCCGACGAGTTGGTCGACGACCTGATGCACGGGTTTCGCGAAGAGGGGCTGTTCGAGTAA
- a CDS encoding RNA methyltransferase, whose translation MSDDEAGRRTDADGSPGLSVAVVDAETPGNVGTIARAMKNFGLADLYLVDPPELDPEGEAYGFAGAAREDVLPGAREVSFDFLVEQFHTVGFTAVTNEDATKHVRYPFATPAELAEDLRGVDAATCLVFGRERVGLTNDELARLDQVASIPASADYPVLNLGQAATVALYELRELSLEESQLPERTDRADERAIEGLHDQFADFLEAVGHPEEKRPKAGRLWRRLLGRAHPTGREVRTLRGVFRKASQRLREE comes from the coding sequence ATGAGCGACGACGAGGCGGGCCGGCGCACGGACGCGGACGGGAGCCCGGGGCTCTCGGTCGCGGTCGTCGACGCCGAGACCCCCGGGAACGTCGGTACCATCGCCCGCGCGATGAAGAACTTCGGGCTCGCGGACCTGTACCTCGTCGACCCGCCCGAGCTGGACCCCGAGGGGGAGGCCTACGGCTTCGCCGGCGCCGCCCGCGAGGACGTGCTCCCCGGCGCCCGCGAGGTCTCCTTTGACTTCCTTGTCGAGCAGTTTCACACTGTGGGCTTCACCGCCGTCACCAACGAGGACGCGACCAAACACGTCCGCTACCCGTTCGCGACACCGGCCGAACTGGCAGAGGACCTCCGGGGAGTCGACGCGGCGACCTGTCTGGTCTTCGGCCGCGAGCGGGTCGGGCTCACCAACGACGAACTCGCCAGACTCGACCAGGTGGCTTCGATCCCCGCCAGCGCCGACTACCCGGTGCTGAACCTCGGCCAGGCTGCGACGGTGGCACTGTACGAACTCCGGGAGCTGAGTCTTGAGGAGAGCCAGCTCCCCGAGCGGACCGACCGCGCCGATGAGCGGGCCATCGAGGGGCTGCACGACCAGTTCGCCGACTTCCTGGAGGCAGTCGGCCACCCCGAGGAGAAACGGCCGAAGGCTGGCCGGCTCTGGCGCCGGCTGCTCGGGCGCGCGCACCCGACCGGACGGGAAGTCCGGACGCTTCGGGGCGTGTTCAGGAAAGCGAGCCAGCGGCTGCGGGAGGAGTGA